The following proteins are encoded in a genomic region of Corylus avellana chromosome ca4, CavTom2PMs-1.0:
- the LOC132177278 gene encoding vacuolar-sorting receptor 1-like yields the protein MKLQRSAATLLLGFLVVSLIPSSIARFVVEKNSLRVTSPDSIKGTHDSAIGNFGIPQYGGSMAGVVVYPKDNKKGCKVFDEFGISFKAKPGALPTFVVLDRGDCFFALKVWNAQNAGASAVLVADDVEEPLITMDSPEEDGSSAKYIENITIPSALIEKRFGEALKKAFSAGDMVNVNLDWREAVPHPDDRVEYELWTNSNDECGVKCDMLMEFVKDFKGAAQILEKGGYTQFTPHYITWYCPQAFTLSKQCKSQCINHGRYCAPDPEQDFSTGYEGKDVVLENLRQLCVFRVANETKKPWAWWDYVTDFQIRCPMKEKKYKKECADAVIKSLGVDIKKVEKCMGDANADSENPVLKEEQDAQVGKGTRGDVTILPTLVVNNRQYRGKLDKGAVLKAICAGFQETTEPAVCLSSDVETNECLDNNGGCWQDKAANLTACKDTFRGRVCECPLVDGVQFKGDGYTTCEASGPGRCKINNGDCWHASRDGHTFSACSDNGEVKCQCPQGFKGDGVKSCEDIDECKEKKACQCPECSCKNTWGSYDCSCSGDLLYIRDHDTCISKSASQTKSAWAAVWVILIGLAMAAGGAYLVYKYRLRSYMDSEIRAIMAQYMPLDSQAEIPNHVDEHA from the exons ATGAAGCTCCAGAGATCAGCAGCGACACTCCTCCTAGGGTTTCTGGTGGTGTCTTTGATACCCTCATCAATCGCGAGATTTGTGGTGGAGAAGAACAGCTTGAGGGTGACATCTCCGGACAGCATCAAAGGCACGCATGACAGTGCCATTGGGAACTTTGGGATACCTCAGTATGGGGGCAGCATGGCTGGGGTTGTGGTGTACCCCAAGGATAACAAGAAGGGTTGTAAAGTTTTCGATGAGTTCGGGATTTCGTTCAAGGCCAAGCCCGGAGCTCTCCCGACCTTCGTTGTGCTCGATCGTGGAG ATTGCTTCTTCGCTTTGAAGGTCTGGAATGCCCAGAATGCTGGGGCTTCTGCAGTTCTTGTTGCAGATGACGTTGAGGAACCATTGATAACCATGGACTCTCCTGAAGAAGATGGTTCCTCCGCAAAATACATTGAAAACATAACAATACCATCTGCACTCATTGAAAAACGTTTTGGGGAAGCATTAAAGAAAGCATTCAGCGCTGGGGACATGGTCAATGTGAATCTTGACTGGAGAGAAGCTGTTCCGCATCCAGATGATCGCGTGGAATATGAATTGTGGACCAACAGCAATGATGAATGTGGGGTTAAATGTGACATGTTGATGGAGTTTGTGAAGGATTTCAAGGGTGCTGCACAGATACTTGAGAAAGGTGGTTACACTCAATTCACACCCCATTATATAACTTGGTACTGTCCCCAGGCATTCACCTTAAGCAAACAGTGCAAGTCCCAGTGCATTAATCATGGAAGGTATTGTGCTCCTGATCCTGAACAGGACTTCAGCACAGGTTATGAAGGGAAAGACGTTGTTCTTGAGAACTTAAGGCAGCTATGTGTTTTTAGAGTGGCAAATGAGACAAAAAAGCCTTGGGCGTGGTGGGACTACGTAACTGATTTTCAAATTAGATGTcctatgaaagagaaaaaatacaAGAAGGAATGTGCTGATGCTGTTATCAAATCACTTG GTGTCGATATTAAAAAGGTTGAGAAGTGTATGGGGGATGCAAATGCTGACTCTGAAAATCCTGTTCTAAAAGAAGAGCAAGATGCTCAG GTTGGGAAAGGAACGAGAGGTGATGTAACCATCTTGCCAACCCTTGTTGTCAATAACCGACAGTATCGAG GGAAGTTGGACAAAGGTGCAGTTCTGAAGGCCATCTGTGCTGGTTTTCAGGAAACTACTGAACCAGCTGTTTGTTTGAGCAGTG ATGTGGAGACAAATGAGTGCTTGGACAATAATGGTGGTTGCTGGCAAGACAAAGCAGCCAATCTCACAGCCTGCAAG GATACATTTCGTGGGAGGGTGTGTGAATGCCCCTTGGTGGATGGTGTGCAGTTCAAAGGAGATGGTTATACCACTTGTGAAG CTAGTGGGCCCGGGAGGTGCAAGATAAATAATGGAGATTGTTGGCATGCATCCCGAGATGGACACACGTTCTCTGCTTGTTCG GATAATGGAGAGGTTAAATGCCAGTGTCCACAAGGATTTAAGGGTGATGGTGTCAAAAGTTGTGAAG ATATTGATGAATGTAAAGAGAAGAAAGCTTGTCAGTGCCCTGAGTGTAGCTGCAAGAATACCTGGGGGAGCTACGACTGCAGTTGCAGTGGAGATCTTTTGTATATCAGGGACCATGATACCTGCATTA GTAAGAGTGCTAGTCAAACAAAATCTGCTTGGGCTGCTGTTTGGGTCATATTGATAGGCTTGGCTATGGCTGCTGGTGGGGCATATCTTGTGTACAAATATAGATTACGG